A part of Anolis carolinensis isolate JA03-04 unplaced genomic scaffold, rAnoCar3.1.pri scaffold_10, whole genome shotgun sequence genomic DNA contains:
- the LOC100557236 gene encoding cytochrome P450 2G1 isoform X1 — protein sequence MEWAGAVILLLVFFFSCPLLMSSKRKRLHKGKPPPGPTPLPLIGNFLQMKSSEILKSLLKLNEKYGPVFTVYFGSRPVLVLCGHQAVKEALIDKAEKFSGRVCMPSMVPTFQGYGVGFANGERWKELRRFSLAVLRSFGMGKKSIEQRIQEEAQFLLEEFRKTKEKPFEPTTLLSHMFTNIICSIVFGNRFDYEDKEFQALLVMVNEFFWEMSTSWAQFYDVYANYLNYIPGIYSKLYDSKDLRLFVAKRIKKNQETFDPNFPRDYIDCFLIQMEKEKDNSDSEYNIKNLQLSILNLILGGSETGSCTLKYGFLFLTKYPEVQAKVHEEIDRVIGHDRVPNTEDRRQMPYTDAVIHEVQRCSDVLPMSLAHMVTCDTELRGYLIPKGMTVYPILSTVLHDPTMFKSPNAFSPENFLDENGCFKKNDAFVPFSSGKRNCLGEVLARMELFLFFTTILQSFQLKSLVPPEDIDLTPQESGFANIPPFCHLSVIPR from the exons ATGGAATGGGCTGGTGCAGTCATCCTcctccttgttttctttttttcttgcccTTTGCTCATGTCTTCTAAGAGGAAACGGTTGCACAAAGGGAAACCTCCTCCGGGACCCACTCCCCTGCCCCTGATCGGGAATTTCCTGCAGATGAAGTCATCTGAAATCTTAAAATCTCTTCTCAAG CTAAATGAAAAATATGGTCCTGTTTTCACCGTCTATTTTGGATCACGTCCGGTTCTGGTTTTATGTGGACACCAAGCTGTGAAGGAGGCCCTGATAGACAAGGCAGAAAAGTTCAGTGGAAGAGTCTGCATGCCTTCAATGGTGCCTACCTTCCAAGGATATG GAGTGGGCTTTGCCAATGGAGAACGCTGGAAGGAACTGCGCCGGTTCTCCCTCGCCGTCTTGAGGAGTTTTGGAATGGGGAAGAAGTCTATTGAACAGCGAATCCAAGAGGAGGCCCAATTCCTGCTTGAGGAATTTCGGAAAACAAAGG AAAAGCCTTTTGAGCCTACCACCCTCCTCAGCCATATGTTCACCAACATCATTTGCTCCATTGTTTTTGGAAACAGATTTGACTATGAGGACAAGGAATTTCAGGCCCTCTTGGTGATGGTAAATGAATTCTTCTGGGAAATGAGCACTTCCTGGGCCCAG TTCTATGACGTCTATGCCAACTACCTGAACTATATTCCAGGGATCTACAGTAAGCTCTATGATTCCAAGGATTTGAGGCTCTTCGTTGCCAAGAGAATCAAGAAGAACCAAGAAACCTTTGACCCTAACTTCCCACGTGACTATATTGATTGCTTCCTTATCCAGATGGAAAAG GAAAAAGACAATTCAGACAGTGAATATAATATCAAGAACTTGCAGCTAAGCATTCTTAATCTGATTCTTGGTGGATCAGAGACAGGGAGTTGCACCCTGAAATATGGCTTCTTGTTTCTGACGAAATATCCTGAAGTGCaag CAAAAGTGCATGAAGAAATTGATCGAGTGATTGGTCATGATCGTGTCCCAAACACTGAAGACCGGAGGCAGATGCCCTATACAGATGCCGTTATCCACGAAGTGCAGAGATGCAGTGATGTTCTTCCTATGAGTTTGGCCCATATGGTTACTTGTGACACTGAACTCCGAGGATATCTAATCCCTAAG GGGATGACAGTCTACCCAATACTCAGCACTGTCTTGCATGATCCCACAATGTTTAAAAGCCCCAATgctttcagcccagaaaacttctTGGATGAGAATGGATGCTTCAAGAAGAATGATGCCTTTGTGCCTTTCTCCTCAG ggaAACGGAACTGCTTGGGTGAAGTCTTGGCCCGCATGgagcttttccttttcttcaccACCATCCTGCAGAGTTTCCAATTGAAGTCCCTTGTGCCTCCTGAAGATATTGACCTCACTCCTCAAGAAAGTGGCTTTGCCAACATCCCACCCTTTTGCCATCTCTCAGTCATCCCACGCTGA
- the LOC100557236 gene encoding cytochrome P450 2G1 isoform X2, with the protein MFYHPCGRFLSCPRMELELIEGAHPHSPRVGFEPGSFQLNEKYGPVFTVYFGSRPVLVLCGHQAVKEALIDKAEKFSGRVCMPSMVPTFQGYGVGFANGERWKELRRFSLAVLRSFGMGKKSIEQRIQEEAQFLLEEFRKTKEKPFEPTTLLSHMFTNIICSIVFGNRFDYEDKEFQALLVMVNEFFWEMSTSWAQFYDVYANYLNYIPGIYSKLYDSKDLRLFVAKRIKKNQETFDPNFPRDYIDCFLIQMEKEKDNSDSEYNIKNLQLSILNLILGGSETGSCTLKYGFLFLTKYPEVQAKVHEEIDRVIGHDRVPNTEDRRQMPYTDAVIHEVQRCSDVLPMSLAHMVTCDTELRGYLIPKGMTVYPILSTVLHDPTMFKSPNAFSPENFLDENGCFKKNDAFVPFSSGKRNCLGEVLARMELFLFFTTILQSFQLKSLVPPEDIDLTPQESGFANIPPFCHLSVIPR; encoded by the exons atgttttaccatccttgtgggaggtttctctcatgtccccgcatggagctggagctgatagagggagctcatccgcactccccccgggtgggattcgaacctggcagctttcag CTAAATGAAAAATATGGTCCTGTTTTCACCGTCTATTTTGGATCACGTCCGGTTCTGGTTTTATGTGGACACCAAGCTGTGAAGGAGGCCCTGATAGACAAGGCAGAAAAGTTCAGTGGAAGAGTCTGCATGCCTTCAATGGTGCCTACCTTCCAAGGATATG GAGTGGGCTTTGCCAATGGAGAACGCTGGAAGGAACTGCGCCGGTTCTCCCTCGCCGTCTTGAGGAGTTTTGGAATGGGGAAGAAGTCTATTGAACAGCGAATCCAAGAGGAGGCCCAATTCCTGCTTGAGGAATTTCGGAAAACAAAGG AAAAGCCTTTTGAGCCTACCACCCTCCTCAGCCATATGTTCACCAACATCATTTGCTCCATTGTTTTTGGAAACAGATTTGACTATGAGGACAAGGAATTTCAGGCCCTCTTGGTGATGGTAAATGAATTCTTCTGGGAAATGAGCACTTCCTGGGCCCAG TTCTATGACGTCTATGCCAACTACCTGAACTATATTCCAGGGATCTACAGTAAGCTCTATGATTCCAAGGATTTGAGGCTCTTCGTTGCCAAGAGAATCAAGAAGAACCAAGAAACCTTTGACCCTAACTTCCCACGTGACTATATTGATTGCTTCCTTATCCAGATGGAAAAG GAAAAAGACAATTCAGACAGTGAATATAATATCAAGAACTTGCAGCTAAGCATTCTTAATCTGATTCTTGGTGGATCAGAGACAGGGAGTTGCACCCTGAAATATGGCTTCTTGTTTCTGACGAAATATCCTGAAGTGCaag CAAAAGTGCATGAAGAAATTGATCGAGTGATTGGTCATGATCGTGTCCCAAACACTGAAGACCGGAGGCAGATGCCCTATACAGATGCCGTTATCCACGAAGTGCAGAGATGCAGTGATGTTCTTCCTATGAGTTTGGCCCATATGGTTACTTGTGACACTGAACTCCGAGGATATCTAATCCCTAAG GGGATGACAGTCTACCCAATACTCAGCACTGTCTTGCATGATCCCACAATGTTTAAAAGCCCCAATgctttcagcccagaaaacttctTGGATGAGAATGGATGCTTCAAGAAGAATGATGCCTTTGTGCCTTTCTCCTCAG ggaAACGGAACTGCTTGGGTGAAGTCTTGGCCCGCATGgagcttttccttttcttcaccACCATCCTGCAGAGTTTCCAATTGAAGTCCCTTGTGCCTCCTGAAGATATTGACCTCACTCCTCAAGAAAGTGGCTTTGCCAACATCCCACCCTTTTGCCATCTCTCAGTCATCCCACGCTGA